In Bacillus sp. DX3.1, the following proteins share a genomic window:
- a CDS encoding ABC transporter ATP-binding protein, whose amino-acid sequence MTTVLSVRNVKKVIGKRTIVENISFDVKQGEVFGFLGPNGAGKTTTIRMLVGLIKATEGNISIGGYDIKADFREAMRQIGSIVENPELYTYLTGFENLKQFARMLGGISDERIFEIARMVHLDERIHDKVKTYSLGMKQRLGIAQALLGNPKLLILDEPTNGLDPAGIREMREFIHTLVKEENMSVFISSHLLSEVQMICDRVAIIHKGKVITVAQVEELVKTASDRVEWIVTPISKAKVMLEASDRVSEITIEESRLLCRMDIASISAWNKRFVESGIDVHSVKEIVFTLEDLFIELTRSEKHA is encoded by the coding sequence ATGACAACAGTATTATCGGTAAGAAATGTGAAAAAGGTAATTGGAAAAAGGACGATTGTAGAAAATATTTCATTTGATGTGAAACAAGGAGAAGTATTTGGTTTCTTAGGCCCAAATGGAGCAGGAAAAACGACGACGATTCGGATGTTAGTTGGGTTAATAAAAGCGACCGAAGGAAACATTTCCATCGGTGGCTACGATATTAAAGCAGATTTTCGAGAAGCGATGCGACAAATTGGTAGTATTGTTGAAAATCCTGAGCTATATACATATTTAACAGGCTTTGAAAATTTAAAGCAATTTGCACGTATGCTTGGTGGCATATCAGATGAACGTATTTTTGAAATTGCAAGAATGGTTCATTTGGATGAACGCATTCATGACAAAGTGAAAACGTATTCTCTTGGCATGAAGCAGCGTCTTGGTATTGCTCAGGCCCTTCTTGGAAATCCGAAGCTTCTTATATTGGATGAACCGACAAATGGACTTGATCCTGCTGGTATAAGAGAAATGAGGGAGTTCATACATACGCTTGTAAAAGAAGAAAATATGAGCGTTTTTATTTCGAGCCATTTGCTGAGTGAAGTGCAAATGATATGTGATCGTGTCGCGATTATTCATAAAGGAAAAGTGATTACGGTGGCTCAGGTTGAAGAGTTGGTAAAAACAGCAAGCGACCGTGTTGAATGGATCGTTACACCGATTTCAAAAGCAAAGGTAATGTTAGAGGCTTCAGATCGAGTAAGTGAAATAACAATAGAAGAGTCCCGCTTATTATGCCGGATGGATATAGCATCTATTAGTGCTTGGAATAAACGCTTTGTAGAAAGTGGCATAGATGTGCATAGCGTGAAAGAAATTGTGTTTACACTAGAAGATTTATTTATTGAACTCACAAGGAGTGAGAAGCATGCGTGA
- the hemQ gene encoding hydrogen peroxide-dependent heme synthase, translating into MSEAAKTLDGWYCLHDFRSIDWAAWKTLSSDERGQAMFEFLNIIEKWNNAAAAKQGSHAMYTIVGQKADIMFMVLRPTMEELNEIEAELNKTTLAEYMVPAYSYVSVVELSNYLPADEDPYQNPQVLARLYPELPKANHICFYPMDKRRQGDDNWYMLPMEDRRKLMYSHGKIGRQYAGKVRQIITGSVGFDDYEWGVTLFADDILQFKKLVYEMRFDEVSARYGEFGTFFVGNILPSEKVAKFLYV; encoded by the coding sequence ATGAGTGAAGCAGCAAAAACGTTAGATGGTTGGTATTGTCTACATGACTTCCGTTCTATTGACTGGGCAGCATGGAAAACATTATCTAGTGATGAACGTGGACAAGCAATGTTTGAATTTTTAAACATCATTGAGAAATGGAATAACGCAGCGGCTGCAAAACAAGGTAGCCATGCAATGTATACAATTGTTGGTCAAAAAGCAGATATCATGTTTATGGTTTTACGTCCAACAATGGAAGAATTAAATGAAATTGAAGCAGAATTAAATAAGACAACATTAGCTGAATATATGGTTCCTGCCTACTCTTACGTATCCGTTGTTGAGTTAAGTAACTATCTTCCAGCTGACGAAGATCCATATCAAAACCCACAAGTTCTTGCACGTTTGTACCCTGAATTACCAAAGGCAAATCATATTTGCTTCTACCCAATGGACAAACGTCGCCAAGGCGATGACAACTGGTACATGCTACCGATGGAAGATCGCAGAAAATTAATGTACAGCCATGGCAAGATTGGTCGTCAATATGCAGGTAAAGTTCGTCAAATCATTACTGGTTCTGTTGGCTTTGATGATTATGAGTGGGGTGTAACGCTATTTGCTGATGACATCCTTCAATTCAAAAAACTTGTATATGAAATGCGTTTTGATGAAGTAAGTGCTCGTTACGGTGAATTTGGAACATTCTTCGTTGGGAACATCTTACCAAGCGAAAAAGTGGCAAAATTTTTATATGTATAA
- a CDS encoding LacI family DNA-binding transcriptional regulator produces the protein MTNIKKIAEIAGVSVSTVSRVLNNHPYVSDKKRKEILAIIKEFNYTQNVNAIHLVRGKTNVIGVLLPHVNDQYYSAIIEGISKETAKKNYNMMLCQTNYSAEKEIEILNMLKMKKLDGVIICSRMNECEIIEEYTKFGPIVTCEEMESQTISSVHIDHYKVFSLGMKYVIKNGHTHIGYCIGRDNSVNSQRRKQAYYEGLQSICMKPRKEWEFTERFTVEDGREVIREWLQLQVKPTALLVSCNPIAAGIVTEAQKQGVRIPEDVAIIGCDDQEVADILGITTIAHSSKAVGTKAFEMLYEKINEEKMDVKNIELLPQLIERKTT, from the coding sequence ATGACAAATATAAAGAAAATCGCTGAAATAGCCGGTGTATCAGTTTCGACTGTTTCACGTGTGTTAAACAATCATCCATATGTTAGCGATAAAAAAAGGAAAGAAATATTAGCGATTATTAAAGAGTTTAATTATACCCAAAATGTGAATGCAATTCATTTAGTTAGAGGGAAAACAAATGTAATAGGTGTACTATTACCTCATGTAAATGATCAATATTATAGTGCAATTATCGAAGGAATTTCTAAAGAAACGGCAAAGAAAAATTACAATATGATGCTTTGTCAGACGAACTACAGTGCAGAAAAAGAAATTGAAATTTTAAATATGTTAAAAATGAAGAAACTCGATGGCGTAATTATATGCTCAAGAATGAATGAATGTGAAATAATTGAAGAATATACAAAGTTTGGACCAATCGTAACATGCGAAGAAATGGAGTCACAAACTATTTCCAGCGTACACATTGATCATTACAAAGTATTTTCACTCGGGATGAAATATGTAATAAAAAATGGACATACCCACATTGGATATTGTATCGGAAGAGATAACAGTGTAAATAGTCAAAGAAGAAAGCAAGCTTATTATGAAGGTTTACAGTCTATATGTATGAAGCCTCGGAAGGAGTGGGAGTTTACAGAACGTTTTACGGTAGAAGATGGACGCGAAGTGATAAGGGAATGGCTTCAATTGCAGGTGAAACCGACTGCCTTGCTCGTTTCGTGTAACCCGATTGCAGCTGGAATTGTAACGGAAGCGCAAAAGCAGGGAGTTCGTATTCCAGAAGACGTTGCCATTATTGGGTGTGATGATCAAGAGGTGGCCGACATATTAGGAATTACAACGATTGCACATTCGAGTAAAGCAGTTGGTACAAAAGCATTTGAAATGTTATATGAGAAGATTAACGAGGAAAAGATGGATGTAAAGAATATCGAGTTATTGCCACAATTGATAGAGAGGAAGACAACATAA
- a CDS encoding YwdI family protein, protein MQISSEKILNKMANEIAKAKGSEGHKSKEHLLVVRALCDLLLEEQTESPVYVEPKVQSQAQVVTSHPMMPVQPITPVSGEPVYIKEADANGNSLFDF, encoded by the coding sequence ATGCAAATATCTAGCGAAAAAATTTTGAATAAAATGGCAAATGAAATTGCGAAAGCAAAAGGTAGTGAAGGACATAAATCAAAAGAACATCTTTTAGTTGTTCGAGCCTTATGTGATTTATTACTGGAAGAACAGACAGAATCTCCTGTGTATGTGGAGCCGAAAGTACAATCGCAAGCACAGGTCGTAACGTCGCATCCAATGATGCCAGTTCAACCGATTACGCCGGTTTCAGGGGAACCAGTATATATAAAAGAAGCGGATGCAAACGGCAACTCTTTATTTGATTTCTAA
- a CDS encoding DUF423 domain-containing protein, with amino-acid sequence MKIFFLLGCIAAGLAVVLGAFGAHGLENKISAKMLDVWKTGVTYQMFHAGGLFVIALLMDKIQSSLLSTAGWFMVAGIIMFSGSLYALSTTGIKFFGPITPLGGVAFIVGWILLGTAVVKGL; translated from the coding sequence ATGAAAATTTTCTTCTTATTAGGCTGCATTGCAGCAGGATTAGCTGTAGTATTAGGGGCTTTTGGTGCACATGGTTTAGAAAATAAGATCTCTGCGAAAATGTTAGATGTGTGGAAAACAGGTGTTACATACCAAATGTTTCATGCGGGGGGATTGTTCGTCATTGCATTGTTAATGGATAAAATTCAATCATCTCTTCTTAGTACAGCAGGCTGGTTTATGGTAGCAGGAATTATTATGTTCTCCGGAAGTCTATATGCGTTAAGTACGACAGGGATTAAATTTTTTGGTCCGATTACCCCACTTGGCGGTGTCGCCTTTATTGTTGGCTGGATTTTACTTGGAACTGCAGTTGTAAAAGGACTATAA
- a CDS encoding N-acetylmuramoyl-L-alanine amidase: MEEIHPYSPQEYNGVNIINQNGEEVVDSHKLPKDIPYTNYESNTKGQLKQTTNEFRSAPWPYPTSFGKPNNVLRTLSQGTVVDVLQKDPNKWIKIRVNGQEGWVPESLIKINENVDPLNGKAIIIDPGHGGVDNGHEGLGNGMDEDAVVLDASLRVRELFNRKSPFKVLLTRDGDWRPGNTAAESLKKRVEFAQQNNGDIFVSIHANGFNGDANGSESYYWSGRSSRSGNPHVEESKLLSEKIQKRLVEALETKDRGVKEGDLHVLRENTMPATLIELAFIDNEADNEKLVSEYWRQRAAEAIYSGILDYYESKGINVSAYRL; this comes from the coding sequence ATGGAAGAAATCCATCCATATAGTCCACAAGAATATAATGGAGTAAATATTATCAATCAGAATGGTGAAGAGGTAGTTGATTCTCACAAACTTCCAAAAGATATTCCGTATACAAACTATGAATCAAATACAAAAGGTCAATTAAAACAAACAACGAATGAGTTTCGTTCTGCACCTTGGCCATATCCGACAAGTTTTGGTAAACCAAATAATGTATTGCGGACACTTTCACAAGGAACGGTAGTTGATGTGTTACAAAAAGATCCAAATAAATGGATTAAAATCCGTGTGAATGGTCAAGAAGGATGGGTACCTGAATCACTTATCAAAATTAATGAAAATGTTGATCCGTTAAATGGAAAAGCAATTATTATTGATCCTGGTCATGGTGGTGTAGATAACGGCCATGAAGGTTTAGGTAACGGAATGGACGAAGATGCAGTTGTATTAGATGCTTCTTTACGAGTTCGTGAACTATTTAATCGTAAATCACCATTTAAAGTATTACTAACTCGAGATGGAGATTGGAGACCAGGTAACACTGCTGCAGAATCATTAAAAAAACGTGTGGAATTTGCTCAACAAAATAACGGTGATATTTTTGTAAGTATTCATGCGAATGGCTTCAATGGTGATGCTAATGGATCAGAATCGTACTATTGGAGTGGTCGTAGTAGTAGATCTGGCAATCCGCATGTAGAAGAAAGTAAATTACTTTCAGAAAAAATTCAAAAGCGTTTAGTGGAAGCCTTAGAAACGAAAGATCGCGGCGTGAAAGAAGGAGATTTACACGTACTTCGTGAAAATACAATGCCTGCGACTCTTATAGAACTTGCATTCATTGATAATGAAGCAGACAATGAAAAACTTGTTTCTGAATATTGGAGACAACGTGCTGCAGAAGCAATCTACTCTGGTATTTTAGATTACTATGAGTCGAAGGGTATTAACGTATCAGCTTATAGATTATAA
- a CDS encoding purine/pyrimidine permease has protein sequence MKTFLSALQWALFILAGSLIVPISVAASYGLEGAEAIAFVQRTLFVLGFAGLLQAVFGHRLPIQEGPAGLWWGIFSLYASLGVVLFGSNSETLRVLQYAFLLSGIICILLSVFGLIDKLVRYFTPTVIGTYLFLLVAQLSGSFLKGMFGLDGQHTEVQANVLILSFIVILLSFFIMKLPIIGQYSVLFSIVFGWILFAFFGLSNPITPVTDIIRLPSLFVFGTPRIEWNMVITVFFVTLLLLTNMLASIRVVQKVVSKYKGDAVENRFKQAGIITGINQLLGGLFSAIGPVAISGSAGFIATTNIYKRLPFMLGSSFILLISIFPKVTSFFAAIPVAVGYAAIYPVFASMIGLAFREYETVQDKERLFRVAGLSLFTGIGVMFVPSQAFSTLPPFLASFLSNGLVLGSVMAILLEVLFSRSKEKQAS, from the coding sequence ATGAAAACATTTCTTTCTGCCCTGCAATGGGCATTGTTTATTTTGGCTGGTAGCCTAATTGTCCCCATTAGCGTTGCCGCCAGCTATGGACTAGAGGGTGCTGAAGCCATTGCATTTGTCCAAAGAACATTATTTGTCCTTGGTTTTGCCGGCCTATTGCAAGCTGTATTTGGCCACCGCCTTCCAATTCAAGAAGGACCAGCTGGTCTTTGGTGGGGAATTTTCTCACTGTATGCAAGCTTGGGTGTCGTATTATTTGGGTCAAATAGCGAAACACTTCGCGTCTTGCAATATGCATTCCTACTAAGTGGAATTATCTGTATTCTTCTTAGCGTTTTTGGACTGATTGACAAACTCGTTCGCTATTTTACACCAACAGTTATTGGAACGTATTTATTTCTTCTCGTTGCTCAGCTCAGCGGTTCCTTCCTAAAAGGAATGTTTGGACTGGATGGACAACATACAGAAGTGCAAGCAAACGTACTCATTCTTTCATTTATTGTTATTTTACTATCTTTTTTCATTATGAAGCTACCTATTATTGGACAATATTCAGTTCTTTTCAGCATTGTCTTCGGATGGATTTTATTTGCCTTCTTCGGATTATCCAATCCAATCACACCAGTAACAGATATCATTCGTCTTCCATCGTTATTCGTTTTTGGTACACCTCGAATCGAGTGGAATATGGTAATTACCGTTTTCTTCGTCACGTTATTGCTCCTGACAAATATGTTAGCAAGCATTCGTGTTGTACAGAAAGTTGTTTCTAAATATAAAGGAGATGCGGTGGAAAATCGTTTTAAACAAGCTGGGATTATAACAGGTATCAATCAGTTACTTGGTGGTCTTTTCTCTGCCATTGGGCCAGTTGCTATTTCAGGTTCAGCTGGATTTATTGCCACAACAAATATTTATAAACGACTCCCTTTTATGCTAGGATCAAGCTTTATTTTACTGATTAGTATATTTCCAAAAGTTACATCGTTCTTTGCAGCAATTCCTGTGGCTGTTGGGTATGCTGCCATTTATCCTGTATTTGCAAGCATGATTGGCCTTGCTTTCCGAGAATATGAAACGGTGCAAGATAAAGAGCGTTTATTCCGCGTTGCTGGTCTATCTCTCTTTACAGGAATCGGAGTTATGTTTGTACCATCACAAGCATTCTCTACACTTCCACCGTTTTTAGCATCCTTTTTAAGTAATGGCCTTGTACTCGGTTCTGTAATGGCCATTCTACTCGAAGTATTATTTTCTCGTTCAAAAGAAAAACAAGCATCGTAA
- a CDS encoding cell wall hydrolase, which translates to MGVIPHTEEHVKLLARLMRAEAEGEGKQGMLMVGNVGVNRVRGDCLDFKKIRNLQQMVFQSPGGFEATQKGYFYQRAREQDIALARRTIQGQRFWPANFSLWFFRPEGPCPPTWYNQQNSGRFKKHCFFQPSGQDCPSVY; encoded by the coding sequence ATGGGTGTCATCCCGCATACAGAAGAACATGTAAAATTACTAGCAAGACTCATGCGAGCAGAAGCTGAGGGAGAAGGAAAACAGGGCATGTTGATGGTTGGTAATGTCGGTGTAAACCGTGTCAGAGGAGATTGCTTAGATTTTAAAAAGATACGTAATCTACAACAAATGGTATTTCAAAGCCCTGGTGGTTTTGAAGCAACACAAAAAGGGTACTTTTATCAGCGAGCACGCGAGCAAGATATCGCTCTTGCAAGACGTACCATCCAAGGACAACGCTTTTGGCCAGCTAACTTTTCTTTATGGTTCTTTCGCCCAGAAGGTCCTTGTCCACCAACTTGGTACAATCAGCAAAACTCTGGTCGTTTTAAAAAACATTGCTTTTTCCAACCGTCTGGTCAGGACTGCCCAAGTGTATATTAA
- a CDS encoding uracil-DNA glycosylase, producing MENVLKNDWEPLLAPEFEKPYYEKLRQFLKEEYHTHVIYPNAHDIFNALHYTGYENTKVVILGQDPYHGPNQAHGLSFSVQPGVRTPPSLQNMYKELQADLGCEVPNNGYLVKWAQQGVLLLNAVLTVRQGEANSHKGKGWEHFTDRVIELLNEREKPVIFILWGRHAQAKKKLITNANHYIIESVHPSPLSARRGFFGSQPFSKVNHFLSNMGEKEIDWQIPNL from the coding sequence ATGGAAAACGTATTAAAGAATGATTGGGAGCCGTTGCTCGCACCAGAATTTGAGAAACCGTATTATGAAAAACTAAGACAGTTTTTAAAAGAAGAATATCATACGCATGTCATATATCCGAATGCACATGATATTTTTAATGCACTGCATTATACAGGCTATGAGAATACAAAGGTTGTGATTTTAGGACAAGATCCGTATCATGGGCCAAATCAAGCGCACGGTTTAAGCTTTTCCGTACAACCGGGTGTAAGAACGCCACCATCTTTGCAAAATATGTACAAAGAACTGCAGGCAGACCTTGGTTGTGAAGTACCGAATAACGGTTATTTAGTAAAATGGGCGCAGCAAGGTGTGTTACTGTTAAATGCAGTACTAACTGTACGGCAAGGAGAGGCAAATTCTCATAAAGGCAAGGGATGGGAACACTTCACAGATCGCGTGATTGAACTGTTAAACGAACGTGAGAAGCCAGTGATTTTTATCTTGTGGGGACGACATGCACAAGCGAAGAAAAAACTAATTACAAACGCAAATCATTATATTATTGAGTCCGTCCATCCAAGTCCATTATCGGCAAGACGTGGTTTCTTTGGAAGTCAGCCGTTCTCAAAAGTGAATCACTTCTTATCTAACATGGGCGAGAAAGAGATTGATTGGCAAATTCCGAATCTATAG
- a CDS encoding ABC transporter permease, with translation MREFANLVLNESEKVYRKKRILVVMLILAILIPLFVYAQYREVQTTQKRLGTSDWKVSLQQQIVDSQNRLNNSRLPEEWRDWLKVRVEQQQYYLDHDINPTAPGAPTFVRAFIEQGITLFIPLLVMIVAIDIVSGERSDGTMKMLLTRPIRRWKILLSKYVTMLLFISLILLLVGIFAYGLSGIVFGYAGWNLPVLTGFVIDKETLNTNFVHLIPQWQYILMAYGLAWFVALVVGTISFMVSVLIRNTPAGMGVMLAALIAGGILSSFATSWEGAKYIFSVNLSLTDYLSGKLPALQGLSMSFSLMNLTVWAIAALIVSFAVFTKQDMVN, from the coding sequence ATGCGTGAATTTGCGAATCTTGTTTTAAATGAATCAGAAAAAGTTTACCGGAAGAAACGTATTTTGGTAGTCATGCTCATATTAGCAATTTTGATTCCGCTATTTGTTTATGCACAGTATCGCGAAGTACAAACGACGCAAAAACGTCTTGGTACGAGTGATTGGAAAGTATCACTTCAGCAGCAAATTGTTGATTCGCAAAATCGTTTAAACAATTCTAGGCTACCAGAAGAGTGGCGTGATTGGCTGAAAGTACGCGTGGAGCAACAACAATATTACTTAGATCATGATATTAACCCAACTGCACCAGGGGCACCGACATTTGTACGGGCGTTCATTGAACAAGGAATTACGTTATTTATTCCACTACTTGTTATGATTGTTGCGATCGATATTGTATCGGGAGAACGTAGCGATGGAACAATGAAAATGCTTCTGACCCGGCCAATTCGGCGCTGGAAAATCCTACTCAGTAAATATGTTACGATGCTACTGTTTATATCGCTCATCCTGCTTCTCGTTGGAATTTTTGCATATGGATTATCAGGCATTGTTTTTGGCTATGCAGGCTGGAATTTACCTGTATTAACAGGGTTTGTAATAGATAAGGAAACGTTGAATACAAACTTTGTTCATCTTATTCCGCAGTGGCAATATATTTTAATGGCTTATGGACTGGCATGGTTTGTTGCACTTGTTGTTGGAACAATTTCGTTTATGGTTTCCGTTCTGATTCGAAATACACCAGCTGGTATGGGAGTCATGCTCGCGGCATTAATTGCCGGTGGTATTTTAAGTTCTTTTGCAACATCTTGGGAAGGGGCAAAATACATTTTTAGTGTGAACTTATCATTAACAGACTATTTGTCAGGGAAGTTACCAGCACTGCAAGGCCTATCCATGAGTTTTTCATTAATGAACTTGACGGTTTGGGCGATTGCCGCACTTATCGTTTCATTTGCGGTGTTTACAAAGCAAGATATGGTAAATTAA
- the gerQ gene encoding spore coat protein GerQ → MAQQQNPYNGTGFYQPSGGYIQQGQQPMTAQQQQAMQQQAMQQQAMQQQTAQAQLAVSQGMLPLEQSYIENILRLNKGKPATIVMTYERGSSLGTQSYTGIIEAAGRDHIVISEPKSGKRYLLLMIYLDYVEFPGEITYLPAQPATYAPRS, encoded by the coding sequence ATGGCACAGCAACAAAACCCGTACAATGGAACTGGTTTTTATCAACCATCAGGAGGGTATATACAACAAGGACAACAACCGATGACAGCGCAACAGCAACAAGCGATGCAACAACAAGCAATGCAACAACAAGCGATGCAACAACAAACTGCCCAAGCACAACTTGCAGTATCTCAAGGTATGCTCCCACTAGAGCAATCATATATTGAAAACATCCTTCGCTTAAACAAAGGAAAACCAGCAACTATTGTTATGACATATGAGCGCGGTAGTTCACTTGGCACACAATCCTATACAGGAATTATTGAAGCAGCTGGACGCGATCACATTGTCATCAGCGAACCAAAATCTGGAAAGCGCTACTTATTACTCATGATTTACTTAGATTATGTAGAATTCCCTGGAGAAATTACTTATTTACCTGCGCAACCAGCAACCTATGCCCCAAGATCATAA
- a CDS encoding Cof-type HAD-IIB family hydrolase — MSYKMIVLDLDDTLLRDDHTISPRTKQALMQAQEQGVKVVLASGRPTFAMRHIANELRLEDFGSFILSFNGAKIINCKTDEELFSSSLSPEIVHNLYKISLDENVGIHTYVGDDIITEANNSYTEIEATITGMPIIEVDSFTNAVQEPVVKVLMVEDPEHLVKVEEKLQKQLEGELSVMRSKPFFLEFTEAGVTKGTSLNQLIQKLGIKREEVIAMGDSYNDQAMIEFAGLGVAMGNAPADIKEIANYVTDTNMNDGVAKVVEKFVLNSKVLV, encoded by the coding sequence ATGTCTTATAAAATGATTGTTCTAGATTTAGATGATACATTACTTCGCGATGACCATACAATTTCACCACGTACGAAACAAGCCTTAATGCAAGCACAAGAGCAAGGAGTAAAAGTTGTACTGGCTTCAGGCCGTCCAACATTTGCAATGCGTCACATTGCAAATGAACTTCGCCTAGAAGACTTCGGGAGCTTTATCTTATCGTTTAACGGTGCCAAAATTATAAACTGTAAAACAGATGAAGAGTTGTTCAGCAGTTCGTTATCCCCTGAAATCGTTCACAATCTGTATAAAATCAGCCTTGATGAGAATGTTGGGATTCATACGTATGTTGGCGATGACATCATAACAGAAGCAAATAACTCATATACAGAAATTGAAGCTACTATTACAGGCATGCCAATTATTGAGGTTGATAGTTTCACTAATGCAGTGCAAGAGCCTGTTGTAAAAGTATTAATGGTAGAAGATCCAGAACATCTCGTGAAAGTAGAAGAGAAACTACAAAAACAATTAGAAGGTGAGCTAAGCGTGATGCGTTCTAAACCATTTTTCTTAGAGTTCACAGAGGCTGGTGTCACGAAAGGAACAAGCTTGAATCAACTGATCCAAAAACTTGGTATCAAGCGTGAAGAAGTAATTGCAATGGGCGACAGCTACAACGACCAGGCAATGATTGAATTTGCAGGTCTTGGCGTTGCAATGGGCAATGCACCAGCTGATATTAAAGAGATTGCAAACTACGTGACTGATACAAATATGAACGATGGCGTTGCGAAAGTTGTAGAAAAGTTTGTTTTAAATAGCAAAGTACTTGTATAA
- a CDS encoding SGNH/GDSL hydrolase family protein, protein MRSKLVKGILLITIASFCLFAYGFIAGVGDVLNPKASKLITPTEQKQAKGKQQSGTLQVVSLGDSLTRGVGDKEGIGYVGRMKDTLQKDYKQKVALTNLAVSGAKMPDLLKQMESGGAQYSIKQADLIVLTIGGNDLFPGWESLGKMDLEAYRPDTATFQNQAKQILAELRKLNPNSPIYWLGLYNPFEDVEDLKGSSSIVVDWNASLEKLALDDKNVYITPTFDLFQNQGKELLYSDHFHPNETGYSYMANRLLQNIVSKLQLDGGEAK, encoded by the coding sequence ATGAGATCAAAATTAGTAAAGGGAATTCTACTCATTACAATTGCATCTTTTTGTTTATTTGCTTACGGTTTTATTGCTGGCGTGGGTGATGTGTTAAATCCAAAGGCTTCCAAGCTAATTACTCCTACAGAGCAAAAACAAGCAAAGGGGAAGCAGCAGTCTGGAACATTACAAGTCGTTAGTTTAGGTGATTCTTTAACGCGCGGCGTTGGCGATAAAGAAGGAATTGGTTATGTTGGACGTATGAAGGATACTTTGCAAAAGGATTATAAGCAAAAGGTGGCGCTAACGAATTTAGCAGTCAGCGGTGCAAAAATGCCGGACTTGTTAAAACAAATGGAAAGTGGCGGCGCTCAGTATTCGATTAAACAAGCTGATCTCATCGTGTTAACAATTGGAGGAAATGATTTATTTCCAGGCTGGGAATCACTCGGAAAAATGGACTTAGAAGCGTATCGTCCTGATACAGCAACGTTTCAAAATCAAGCGAAGCAAATTTTAGCGGAGCTTCGAAAGTTAAATCCCAATAGTCCTATTTATTGGCTTGGTTTGTATAATCCTTTTGAAGATGTAGAAGATTTAAAAGGTTCTTCATCAATTGTTGTAGATTGGAACGCATCTTTAGAGAAGTTAGCATTAGATGATAAAAATGTATACATTACGCCAACCTTTGATCTATTCCAAAATCAAGGTAAGGAATTGTTATACTCAGATCATTTCCATCCGAACGAAACAGGCTACTCATATATGGCAAATCGCTTATTACAAAATATTGTAAGTAAGCTACAGCTAGATGGAGGAGAGGCGAAATGA
- a CDS encoding DUF3817 domain-containing protein, with protein sequence MLSTPIGRLRAIGLIEGISFLLLLFIAMPLKYFAGFSKAVSITGMAHGVLFVLFVFAVIQVMIVHRKSILWGLGAFIASVIPFGTFVLDAKLKNEQN encoded by the coding sequence ATGTTATCTACACCGATTGGGCGATTAAGAGCGATTGGATTAATCGAGGGAATTTCCTTTCTACTATTGTTATTTATTGCAATGCCGTTAAAATATTTTGCTGGGTTCTCGAAAGCTGTCTCTATTACAGGCATGGCTCACGGCGTACTATTCGTACTATTCGTCTTTGCTGTGATTCAAGTCATGATTGTACATCGCAAGTCTATTTTATGGGGTCTTGGTGCATTTATTGCGTCTGTTATCCCATTTGGTACGTTTGTACTAGATGCAAAACTAAAAAATGAACAAAATTAA